In the Deinococcus betulae genome, one interval contains:
- the hisS gene encoding histidine--tRNA ligase yields MAIKRPKGTEDHLPAGSPKLTLDVSAQAHAWLVQTARTVLERAGAQRIETPLFEDAELVKRGVGGSTDIVRKEMFTVYYFGDHGGYILRPEGTAGIVRAYLQGGLKQLPSPLKLWTHGPMFRAERQQRGRLRQFHQVDYEVLGSTDALVDAEAIALMVEVVQALGLTGVRVKLGSIGDPEDREAYNTYLRELFTPHLDSLSDDSKDRLTRNPMRILDSKSEDDQVLLTQLGVKPMLDFLGAEARAHFEAVQRHLDAWDVAYDLDPSIVRGLDYYRRTAWELHHEGVGAKSALGGGGRYDGLAQELGSKEAVPGIGWAFGVERLLLALEAEGRALPALDGPLLYVAALDEANVGYAATVALGARRVGRAEFAYRALKPGTAFRDAERRGARLVALIGSDEVAQDTLSIKNLATGMQTSVHTRDLHTFLLGQLSQTPPTRSGQEPAEQEQPE; encoded by the coding sequence ATGGCGATTAAGCGCCCCAAGGGCACCGAAGATCACCTGCCAGCCGGCAGCCCGAAACTGACGCTTGATGTTTCGGCGCAGGCCCACGCCTGGCTGGTGCAGACGGCGCGCACGGTGCTGGAGCGCGCCGGTGCGCAGCGCATTGAGACCCCGCTCTTTGAAGACGCCGAACTGGTCAAGCGCGGCGTGGGCGGCTCCACCGACATCGTGCGCAAGGAAATGTTCACCGTGTACTACTTCGGGGACCACGGCGGGTACATCCTGCGCCCGGAAGGCACTGCCGGTATTGTGCGCGCCTACCTGCAGGGTGGCCTCAAGCAATTGCCCAGTCCCCTCAAGCTCTGGACCCACGGCCCCATGTTCCGTGCCGAGCGGCAGCAGCGCGGCCGCCTGCGCCAGTTCCATCAGGTGGACTATGAAGTGCTGGGCAGCACAGACGCCCTCGTGGACGCCGAGGCGATTGCCCTGATGGTGGAGGTCGTGCAGGCGCTGGGACTGACCGGCGTGCGGGTGAAGTTGGGCAGTATCGGCGACCCCGAAGACCGCGAAGCCTACAACACCTACCTGCGGGAACTGTTCACACCGCACCTGGACTCCCTCTCAGACGATTCCAAAGACCGCCTGACCCGCAACCCCATGCGGATTCTGGATTCCAAGAGCGAGGACGATCAGGTGCTTCTCACTCAGCTCGGGGTGAAGCCCATGCTGGACTTCCTGGGCGCAGAGGCCAGGGCGCACTTTGAAGCGGTGCAGCGCCACCTTGACGCCTGGGACGTGGCGTACGACCTCGACCCCAGCATTGTGCGCGGCCTGGATTATTACCGGCGCACCGCCTGGGAACTGCACCACGAGGGTGTCGGCGCCAAGTCGGCGCTGGGCGGCGGCGGGCGCTACGACGGCCTGGCGCAGGAACTGGGCAGCAAAGAGGCCGTGCCGGGCATCGGCTGGGCGTTTGGCGTCGAGCGCCTGCTGCTGGCGCTGGAGGCAGAAGGTCGCGCCCTTCCGGCGCTGGACGGCCCCCTCCTGTATGTGGCCGCCCTGGACGAGGCCAACGTGGGCTACGCCGCCACCGTGGCGCTGGGCGCCCGCCGGGTGGGCCGCGCCGAATTTGCCTACCGCGCCCTCAAGCCGGGGACAGCCTTCCGCGACGCGGAGCGCCGGGGCGCACGCCTGGTTGCCTTGATCGGCTCGGATGAAGTGGCGCAGGACACCCTGAGCATCAAGAATCTGGCCACCGGCATGCAGACGAGCGTGCATACCCGCGACCTTCACACCTTCTTGCTGGGCCAACTGAGCCAGACCCCACCGACCCGCAGCGGCCAGGAGCCCGCCGAACAGGAGCAACCCGAATGA
- the aspS gene encoding aspartate--tRNA ligase, producing the protein MKRTAMIGHLNDTHAETTVTLQGWVGRRRDLGGLIFLELRDRSGTVQVQVEPGSPAFAEADRLRAEYVAEIEGRFGLRPESQRKGGLGDYEVLAARVKVLNTAKTPPFELDKGDSVAEDIRLKYRYLDLRRPEMQRGLLLRSKAVAAVTAFLDAQGFVQVETPMLTKSTPEGARDFLVPSRQNPGEFYALPQSPQLFKQMLMIAGYDRYYQLARCFRDEDLRADRQPDFTQLDMEMSFVEQDDVLATQEELLAHVFRQTLGVELPLPFPRLPYMDAMNRFGSDKPDQRFGLEFLDVTDLFQGGTFAAFASAQTVKVLAAPELTRKQIDELERVAKQNGARGLAWLRREGESFTGGISKFVGDQAAELLARTGVGPGGTLLFAAGDWKKAVSALGAVRLALRDLFDLAAAGPQFHVAWVTDFPQLEFDEESGTWTYMHHPFTAPHPDDLALFGTERQGEIRAQAYDLVLNGFEIGGGSIRIHDPAVQAQMFAAIGFSAEQASEKFGFFMDALEYGTPPHGGIAWGFDRLIMVMSGAASIREVIAFPKNNRGVDLMALAPSPVEVAQLADLGLQLTE; encoded by the coding sequence ATGAAACGCACCGCCATGATTGGCCACCTGAATGACACGCACGCCGAGACGACCGTCACCTTGCAGGGCTGGGTGGGCCGCCGCCGCGACCTGGGCGGCCTGATTTTCCTTGAACTGCGTGACCGCAGCGGCACCGTGCAGGTGCAGGTCGAGCCGGGTTCTCCGGCTTTCGCCGAGGCCGACCGCCTGCGTGCCGAGTACGTCGCTGAAATTGAGGGGCGCTTTGGCCTGCGCCCAGAGAGCCAGCGCAAGGGTGGTCTGGGTGACTACGAGGTGCTGGCTGCCCGTGTCAAGGTGCTCAACACCGCCAAGACGCCGCCCTTCGAACTGGACAAGGGCGACAGCGTGGCCGAGGACATTCGCCTCAAGTACCGCTACCTCGATCTGCGCCGCCCGGAGATGCAGCGTGGGCTGCTGCTGCGCTCAAAGGCGGTGGCGGCCGTGACTGCGTTTCTGGACGCACAGGGCTTCGTCCAGGTCGAAACGCCGATGCTCACCAAGTCCACCCCCGAAGGCGCGCGCGACTTTCTGGTGCCCAGCCGCCAGAATCCCGGCGAGTTCTACGCCCTGCCGCAGAGCCCGCAGCTGTTCAAACAGATGCTGATGATTGCGGGCTATGACCGCTATTACCAGCTGGCCCGCTGCTTCCGCGACGAGGACCTGCGTGCCGACCGCCAGCCGGATTTCACGCAGCTGGACATGGAAATGTCATTCGTCGAGCAGGACGATGTGCTGGCCACCCAGGAGGAGCTGCTGGCCCACGTCTTCCGCCAGACCCTGGGCGTGGAGCTGCCCCTCCCCTTTCCCCGCTTGCCCTACATGGACGCCATGAACCGCTTCGGCTCGGACAAGCCCGACCAGCGCTTTGGCCTGGAATTTTTGGACGTGACGGACCTGTTCCAGGGTGGGACCTTTGCCGCCTTCGCCTCGGCCCAGACGGTAAAGGTGCTGGCTGCCCCCGAACTGACCCGCAAGCAGATTGACGAACTGGAACGGGTGGCTAAGCAGAATGGTGCCAGGGGCCTGGCCTGGCTGCGCCGCGAGGGCGAGAGCTTCACTGGTGGCATCAGCAAGTTTGTGGGCGATCAGGCCGCCGAGTTGCTGGCCCGCACCGGGGTGGGCCCGGGGGGCACGCTGCTGTTTGCGGCGGGCGACTGGAAGAAGGCGGTCTCGGCGCTGGGCGCGGTGCGGCTGGCGCTGCGGGACCTGTTTGATCTGGCGGCGGCTGGCCCCCAGTTTCACGTCGCCTGGGTCACGGACTTTCCTCAACTGGAATTTGATGAGGAGAGCGGCACCTGGACCTACATGCACCACCCCTTCACCGCCCCACACCCGGACGACCTCGCGCTGTTCGGCACTGAGCGGCAGGGCGAGATTCGCGCCCAGGCCTATGACCTGGTACTAAACGGCTTTGAGATTGGTGGCGGCAGCATCCGCATTCACGACCCGGCAGTGCAGGCTCAGATGTTTGCCGCCATCGGCTTCAGCGCCGAGCAGGCGAGCGAGAAGTTCGGCTTTTTCATGGACGCGCTGGAATACGGCACGCCCCCGCACGGCGGCATCGCTTGGGGCTTTGACCGCCTGATCATGGTCATGAGCGGCGCGGCCAGCATTCGCGAGGTGATCGCCTTCCCGAAGAACAACCGGGGCGTGGACCTGATGGCCCTGGCGCCCTCCCCTGTCGAAGTGGCCCAGCTGGCCGACCTGGGGTTGCAGCTAACGGAATAA
- a CDS encoding alpha/beta fold hydrolase, whose translation MTARATFLTVNGLSTHAWRRGSGPPLVIVPGLGCASWMYARVARELGRARTVFVYDPPGHGYSEGRHDYPVCIEHLTDHLAAWLRQAGLEGVPIFGHSLGGEVMFDLAARYASCPTALIACAPTGIPENPSVRVQLLRLLLDLPQERLGLLSPGLRAYTHCGIRRMLLLARDQEVHMTGPLLGRIEVPTLLLDGLADHVVQSWTVARIQADIPDAVVRQIPGGTHALTDTHPRAVARYTLDFLEQLGK comes from the coding sequence TTGACGGCGCGAGCCACCTTCCTGACCGTCAATGGTCTGAGCACCCATGCCTGGCGGCGGGGCAGCGGTCCGCCACTGGTGATTGTGCCGGGCCTGGGCTGCGCCTCGTGGATGTATGCCCGCGTGGCGCGCGAACTGGGCCGTGCCAGAACCGTGTTCGTCTATGACCCACCAGGCCACGGGTACAGCGAGGGCCGCCACGACTATCCAGTCTGCATTGAACACCTGACTGACCATCTGGCCGCCTGGCTGCGTCAGGCTGGGCTGGAGGGGGTGCCGATTTTTGGCCATTCGCTGGGTGGGGAAGTGATGTTTGATCTAGCTGCCCGCTACGCCTCGTGCCCGACGGCCCTGATCGCCTGCGCGCCTACAGGGATTCCAGAGAACCCCAGTGTGCGGGTACAGCTGCTGCGGCTGCTGCTGGACCTACCTCAAGAACGACTGGGCTTGCTGTCGCCCGGCCTGCGGGCCTACACCCACTGCGGCATCCGCCGCATGCTCCTGCTGGCCCGCGATCAGGAAGTGCATATGACGGGTCCGCTGCTGGGCCGAATTGAGGTTCCGACATTACTGCTGGACGGCCTGGCTGACCATGTGGTGCAGTCGTGGACCGTGGCCCGCATTCAAGCTGACATTCCTGATGCGGTGGTGCGTCAGATTCCGGGTGGCACCCACGCCCTGACAGACACCCATCCCAGAGCAGTGGCCAGGTACACGCTTGATTTCTTGGAACAATTAGGAAAATGA
- a CDS encoding alpha/beta fold hydrolase yields MAATIFQRGGATLHVEQTGTGHRSVIFIHGLSGSRRWWRFNVADLHKDHCVYTLELSGYGRAWRQRALGVRAAATLIAEWIEDAGLEDVTLVGHSMGGHISMHVASRCAERVTGLVLVCASGLLRANAYRAALHLPRAALVGDRRFLPTILRDAALAGPLNLWRNAVDLLKDSVQDSLPGIRARTLIIWGERDVLVPLALGQLLHEALPGSQLEVIPRAGHVVMVDAPRAFNGLLRAFLDRQAEART; encoded by the coding sequence ATGGCGGCGACCATTTTTCAGCGTGGCGGCGCGACCCTGCACGTCGAGCAAACCGGCACCGGACACCGCAGCGTGATTTTTATTCACGGGCTCAGTGGCTCGCGGCGGTGGTGGCGGTTCAATGTGGCCGATCTTCACAAGGACCACTGCGTGTACACCTTGGAACTCAGCGGGTATGGCCGGGCGTGGCGCCAGCGGGCGCTGGGTGTGCGGGCAGCGGCCACCCTGATTGCCGAGTGGATAGAAGACGCGGGCTTAGAGGACGTGACGCTTGTTGGGCATTCGATGGGGGGGCACATCAGCATGCACGTCGCCTCACGCTGCGCCGAACGGGTTACTGGACTGGTGCTGGTGTGTGCCAGCGGCCTACTGCGCGCCAACGCTTACCGTGCGGCACTGCACCTGCCCCGCGCGGCGCTGGTGGGAGACCGCCGCTTTTTGCCCACCATCTTGCGGGACGCGGCGCTCGCCGGGCCGCTGAACCTCTGGCGCAACGCTGTGGACCTCCTCAAAGACTCCGTGCAGGACAGCCTGCCGGGCATCCGGGCGCGCACCCTGATTATCTGGGGCGAGCGCGATGTGTTGGTGCCGTTGGCGCTGGGACAACTGCTGCACGAGGCGTTGCCAGGCTCGCAGCTTGAAGTCATTCCGCGCGCCGGGCATGTGGTGATGGTGGATGCCCCCAGGGCTTTTAACGGGCTCCTGCGTGCTTTTCTGGACCGGCAGGCCGAGGCGCGCACTTGA
- the pdxT gene encoding pyridoxal 5'-phosphate synthase glutaminase subunit PdxT, with protein MSAGPRIGVLALQGAYREHRQRLEALGAQVTEVRLPGDLAGLRGLILPGGESTTMARLMTEYRLWGPVRDFHAAGGHLWGTCAGAILLAREVQGAPPQFGHQDSLALLDVTVQRNAFGRQIDSFTTEVRVSGLEAPLPAVFIRAPAFARTGAGVERLSTYEGQTVAVRQGTLLATAFHPELTGDLRLHELFVDGLTEPVAN; from the coding sequence GTGTCCGCTGGTCCCCGCATTGGCGTGCTGGCCCTTCAGGGTGCTTACCGCGAACACCGTCAGCGCCTAGAAGCCCTGGGCGCTCAGGTGACCGAGGTGCGCCTGCCGGGCGACCTGGCAGGTCTGCGCGGGCTGATTCTGCCGGGCGGCGAAAGCACCACCATGGCCCGCCTGATGACCGAATACCGTCTATGGGGGCCGGTGCGTGACTTTCATGCGGCCGGTGGTCATCTGTGGGGCACCTGCGCGGGCGCCATTCTGCTGGCCCGTGAGGTGCAGGGCGCGCCGCCGCAGTTTGGTCATCAGGACAGCCTGGCCCTGCTGGACGTGACGGTGCAGCGCAACGCCTTTGGCCGGCAGATTGATTCCTTCACGACTGAAGTGCGGGTGAGTGGCCTGGAGGCCCCGCTGCCAGCCGTCTTCATCCGTGCGCCGGCCTTCGCCCGGACAGGGGCGGGGGTCGAACGGCTGTCCACCTATGAAGGGCAGACGGTGGCGGTGCGCCAGGGCACTCTCTTGGCGACGGCCTTTCACCCCGAGCTGACCGGTGACCTGCGCCTGCACGAACTGTTTGTCGATGGTCTAACAGAGCCTGTCGCTAACTGA
- the pdxS gene encoding pyridoxal 5'-phosphate synthase lyase subunit PdxS — MSDVQTGTPALKQGFAEMFKGGVIMDVVTADQARIAEAAGATAVMALERVPADIRVDGGVARMSDPKMIKEIIGAVSIPVMAKVRIGHIVEAQILQALGVDFIDESEVLTPADDQYHILKSEFKVPFVCGAKNLGEALRRVGEGASMIRTKGEAGTGNVIEAVRHARTVLGDIRTIQARPAEELMTAARDLQAPYELVKYVHQHGKLPVVNFAAGGVATPADAALMMVLGLDGVFVGSGIFKSDNPERRAQAIVKAVTHYQNPDVLAEISEDLGAPMTGINIDDLIPAERLAARGW; from the coding sequence ATGAGCGACGTGCAGACTGGAACCCCCGCCCTGAAGCAGGGCTTCGCCGAGATGTTCAAGGGCGGCGTGATCATGGACGTGGTCACGGCTGACCAGGCCCGGATTGCCGAGGCTGCGGGTGCCACCGCCGTCATGGCCCTGGAGCGCGTGCCGGCGGATATCCGCGTGGACGGCGGCGTGGCCCGTATGAGCGACCCCAAGATGATCAAAGAAATCATCGGGGCCGTCAGCATTCCCGTGATGGCCAAGGTGCGTATCGGGCACATCGTTGAGGCGCAGATTCTGCAGGCACTGGGCGTGGACTTTATTGACGAGTCCGAGGTGCTGACCCCCGCTGACGACCAGTACCACATCCTGAAAAGCGAGTTCAAGGTGCCGTTTGTCTGCGGTGCCAAGAACCTGGGCGAGGCCCTGCGCCGCGTGGGCGAGGGTGCCAGCATGATCCGCACCAAGGGCGAGGCCGGCACCGGCAACGTCATTGAAGCCGTGCGCCACGCCCGCACCGTGCTGGGCGATATCCGCACCATTCAGGCTCGCCCTGCCGAGGAACTAATGACCGCCGCGCGCGACCTTCAGGCGCCCTACGAACTGGTGAAATATGTCCACCAGCATGGCAAGCTGCCCGTCGTGAACTTCGCGGCCGGTGGCGTGGCCACCCCCGCTGACGCCGCCCTGATGATGGTGCTGGGGCTAGACGGCGTGTTCGTGGGCAGCGGCATCTTCAAGAGCGACAACCCCGAGCGCCGCGCGCAGGCCATCGTGAAGGCCGTGACCCACTACCAGAATCCCGACGTGCTGGCCGAAATCAGCGAAGACCTGGGCGCTCCCATGACCGGCATCAACATTGACGACCTGATTCCTGCCGAGCGCCTCGCCGCCCGAGGCTGGTAA
- a CDS encoding response regulator: protein MTDPAPAALHLLVVDDEEQILELLDLTLSLQGFRVTTAPSGPAALERLSGATFDVLVLDVLMTPWDGFETVERMALHLGSALPPVVFLSGLAHPTPPPTLNPRLLDHYLLKPFRPSQLVEAIRRAHAAGPLGRTTEF, encoded by the coding sequence ATGACCGATCCCGCGCCAGCGGCTCTGCATCTGCTTGTCGTGGACGACGAGGAGCAGATTCTGGAACTGCTGGACCTGACCCTCAGCCTGCAGGGCTTCCGGGTGACCACGGCCCCCAGTGGCCCAGCTGCTCTGGAGCGTCTCAGTGGCGCGACCTTTGACGTGCTGGTGCTGGACGTGCTCATGACCCCCTGGGACGGCTTCGAGACGGTCGAGCGCATGGCTTTGCATCTGGGCTCTGCCTTGCCTCCCGTGGTCTTCTTATCAGGACTGGCCCATCCGACCCCGCCGCCAACCCTGAACCCCCGGTTGCTGGACCACTACCTTCTGAAACCGTTCCGGCCCTCGCAACTCGTAGAGGCCATCCGGCGGGCCCACGCCGCTGGCCCACTGGGCAGGACAACTGAATTCTGA
- a CDS encoding peptidoglycan DD-metalloendopeptidase family protein, which translates to MTRLATLCSLLLAAPVSAQTISPLAHLLAPPPLVHAPDVVLTRDTGERRVQLVTDGRTSAAQLARRYGVARSRLTSLGGARGVRVWGLALAPVTAQRASAKPASVETYRVRPGDTLAGVAARFGLPLVDLLGVNLDRTSLDRLIPGTALNIPTGPRGLLVRIKPGQSALSLIAGYGADLVATAQANDVLPTELRVGDTLLLPGIRAEGFAETLAQRREAERRAALLAQRQAQYERFLTWKKGRERARLEARYEAQERYEQYLAWKNSPERQARIQAYERQAQYEAAQAAAQARARAAASAQAVTPQASAQMAGTGSRTLAWPMRSYRLTSRYAERDIEFHRQVFHGGIDLAAPYGTPIYAAADGTVTESGYGDYGLNVYTTAGSSLLIYGHMSRAAVVAGQQVTQGQLLGYIGCTGICTGPHLHFEVRLSGQTVDPLALLP; encoded by the coding sequence GTGACGCGACTGGCCACCCTGTGCAGCCTCCTGCTCGCCGCCCCTGTTTCTGCCCAGACCATTTCGCCGCTGGCCCACCTGCTGGCCCCGCCGCCTTTGGTGCACGCGCCCGACGTGGTGCTGACGCGCGACACCGGCGAGCGCCGGGTGCAACTGGTCACCGACGGCCGCACCTCGGCCGCGCAACTCGCGCGGCGTTACGGCGTCGCCCGCAGCCGCCTGACCTCCCTGGGGGGCGCTCGCGGCGTGCGGGTGTGGGGGTTGGCCCTGGCCCCGGTCACCGCGCAGCGCGCGTCAGCCAAGCCCGCCTCGGTCGAAACCTACCGTGTGAGGCCCGGCGACACGCTGGCTGGTGTGGCGGCGCGCTTTGGCCTGCCCCTGGTGGACCTGCTGGGCGTCAACCTGGACCGCACGAGCCTGGATCGCCTGATTCCCGGTACAGCTCTGAATATCCCGACGGGGCCACGCGGCCTGCTCGTGCGCATCAAGCCGGGCCAGAGCGCCCTGTCACTGATTGCCGGGTACGGCGCCGACCTGGTGGCCACCGCCCAGGCTAACGACGTGCTCCCCACCGAGCTTCGGGTCGGTGACACCCTGCTGCTGCCGGGCATCCGCGCCGAGGGCTTTGCCGAGACCTTGGCCCAGCGGCGTGAGGCCGAGCGCCGAGCCGCCCTCCTGGCCCAGCGCCAGGCCCAGTACGAACGCTTTTTGACCTGGAAAAAGGGCCGCGAACGCGCCCGCTTAGAAGCCCGCTACGAGGCCCAGGAGAGGTACGAGCAGTACCTAGCCTGGAAAAACAGCCCTGAGCGTCAGGCCCGCATTCAGGCCTATGAACGCCAGGCGCAGTACGAGGCCGCGCAGGCCGCCGCCCAGGCTCGGGCGCGCGCCGCTGCGAGTGCGCAGGCGGTCACCCCTCAGGCCAGCGCCCAGATGGCCGGCACCGGCAGCCGCACCCTGGCCTGGCCCATGCGCAGCTACCGCCTGACCAGCCGCTACGCCGAACGCGACATCGAGTTTCACCGTCAGGTGTTTCACGGCGGCATTGACCTGGCCGCCCCCTACGGCACGCCTATCTACGCCGCCGCCGATGGCACGGTGACCGAAAGCGGCTACGGCGACTACGGCCTGAACGTCTACACCACCGCCGGCAGCAGCCTGCTGATCTACGGGCACATGAGCCGCGCGGCAGTGGTGGCCGGGCAGCAGGTCACCCAGGGGCAACTGCTGGGCTATATCGGCTGCACCGGCATCTGCACCGGGCCACACCTGCACTTCGAGGTGCGGCTCTCGGGTCAGACCGTGGACCCCCTGGCCCTGCTGCCATGA
- the rho gene encoding transcription termination factor Rho, with amino-acid sequence MTDPTRQSLPFHELQQKILPELHLIAASYGIENYRKLKKDTLAFAIMERQADAEGQLLARGYLDISADGYGFLQADLLDPQSRTVLVTAGLIKQYHLRTGDEIIGRARQPRENERFGSLVQVEAVNGLDPETARRRPRFDDLTPTFPEAQLVMEDPGLEGGMSLRVVDLLVPIGRGQRALIVAPPKAGKTTLLKKIANSIVKNYPDVTVMVLLVDERPEEVTDFRESVQGAQVIASTFDEPPQHHVRVAEFVHERARRIVEEGGHVVILLDSITRLARANNLVTPPTGRTLSGGLDSNALHWPKRFLGAARNIREGGSLTILATALVETGSRMDDVIFEEFKGTGNAELVLSRRLEERRIFPALDILKSGTRREELLLQPEVLKKMWLLRKVISDMDPADAMEMLLSRMGKTRNNVEFLQALAGG; translated from the coding sequence GTGACCGACCCCACCCGGCAGAGCCTGCCCTTTCACGAACTCCAGCAGAAGATTCTGCCGGAACTGCACCTGATTGCCGCCAGCTACGGCATCGAGAACTACCGCAAGCTGAAAAAAGACACCCTGGCCTTTGCCATCATGGAGCGACAGGCCGACGCCGAGGGGCAGCTCCTGGCGCGCGGCTACTTGGACATCAGTGCCGACGGCTACGGCTTCTTGCAGGCTGATCTGCTGGACCCCCAGAGCCGCACCGTGCTGGTGACGGCCGGCCTGATCAAGCAGTACCACCTGCGCACCGGCGACGAGATCATCGGCCGCGCCCGGCAGCCGCGCGAGAACGAGCGCTTTGGCTCGCTGGTGCAGGTTGAGGCGGTCAACGGCCTGGACCCTGAAACGGCCCGCCGCCGCCCGCGCTTTGACGACCTGACGCCCACTTTCCCCGAAGCCCAGCTGGTCATGGAAGATCCGGGCCTGGAAGGCGGCATGAGCCTGCGAGTGGTGGACCTGCTGGTGCCCATCGGGCGCGGGCAGCGCGCGCTGATCGTGGCGCCGCCCAAGGCCGGGAAAACCACGCTGCTCAAGAAGATCGCCAACTCCATCGTCAAGAACTATCCCGACGTGACCGTGATGGTGCTGCTGGTGGACGAGCGCCCTGAAGAAGTGACCGACTTCCGCGAGAGCGTGCAGGGGGCCCAGGTGATTGCCAGCACCTTCGACGAGCCGCCCCAGCACCACGTCCGGGTGGCCGAGTTCGTGCATGAGCGCGCCCGGCGCATCGTGGAAGAGGGCGGCCACGTGGTCATCCTGCTGGACTCCATCACCCGCCTGGCCCGCGCCAACAACCTCGTGACCCCGCCCACCGGCCGCACCCTGTCGGGTGGTCTGGACTCCAACGCGCTGCACTGGCCCAAACGCTTTCTGGGGGCGGCCCGCAACATCCGCGAGGGCGGCAGCCTGACCATTCTGGCCACCGCGCTGGTCGAAACCGGCAGCCGTATGGACGACGTGATTTTCGAGGAATTCAAGGGCACTGGCAACGCCGAACTGGTGCTGTCACGCCGCCTGGAAGAGCGCCGCATCTTCCCGGCCCTTGACATCCTGAAATCCGGCACGCGCCGCGAGGAACTGCTCTTGCAGCCGGAAGTGCTCAAGAAGATGTGGCTGCTGCGCAAGGTCATCAGCGACATGGACCCTGCCGACGCCATGGAAATGCTGCTGTCGCGCATGGGCAAAACCCGCAATAACGTCGAGTTTCTTCAGGCGCTGGCTGGCGGCTAA
- the fsa gene encoding fructose-6-phosphate aldolase, producing MEFFIDTAITDEIREINEWGVLAGVTTNPSLIVASGRDFREVVQEIAALVGGAISAEVTALDAAGMIKEGREVAAWNEHVVVKLPLTPAGLQACKTLTSEGIRTNVTLCFSVPQALLAARAGATYISPFAGRVDDTGADGIELIRQIKEAYVLGGIDTKVLAASIRHPQHVVQAALAGADVATIPYKVFTQMIKHPLTQAGLDGFMKDWAKRAGANPETPSSETGTNPQAGGVTETGAATPGSQKQ from the coding sequence ATGGAATTCTTTATCGATACGGCTATCACGGATGAAATCCGCGAAATCAACGAATGGGGCGTCCTGGCGGGCGTCACCACCAACCCCAGCCTCATCGTCGCCTCGGGCCGCGATTTCCGTGAAGTGGTACAGGAAATCGCCGCCCTGGTGGGGGGCGCCATCAGCGCCGAAGTCACGGCCCTGGACGCCGCCGGCATGATCAAAGAAGGCCGCGAAGTCGCCGCCTGGAACGAGCACGTCGTGGTCAAGCTGCCTCTGACGCCTGCCGGCCTCCAGGCCTGCAAAACCCTGACGAGTGAGGGCATCCGCACCAACGTGACCCTGTGCTTCAGCGTGCCTCAGGCGCTGCTGGCAGCCCGCGCGGGCGCCACCTACATCAGTCCCTTCGCCGGGCGGGTAGATGACACCGGCGCTGACGGCATCGAACTGATTCGCCAGATCAAAGAGGCTTACGTGCTGGGCGGCATTGACACCAAGGTGCTGGCTGCCAGCATCCGTCACCCGCAACATGTGGTGCAGGCCGCTCTGGCCGGCGCCGACGTGGCGACCATTCCGTACAAGGTCTTTACGCAGATGATCAAGCACCCGCTCACCCAGGCCGGGCTGGACGGGTTCATGAAAGACTGGGCCAAACGCGCAGGTGCCAATCCCGAGACGCCCTCCAGTGAAACTGGCACCAACCCGCAGGCCGGCGGCGTGACTGAGACTGGAGCGGCCACGCCAGGGAGTCAGAAGCAGTGA